In Leptospira ellinghausenii, the following proteins share a genomic window:
- a CDS encoding GMC oxidoreductase yields the protein MNQTIPKEQNFDYDVIIVGSGFGGSVSAYRLSQKGYKVLVIESGKRWKAGDFPKTNWSLRKYLWMPKLGFYGIQRINLLNDFLLVSGSGVGGGSLVYACTLYVPSSKVLNSPLYSKMGGEKALLPYYEVAKHMLGVTENPQLWEPDHLLLETAKSFGKEDTFRRTPVGIYFGNKKDPKDPFFDGDGPDRDPCNYCGGCMVGCRHNAKNTLDKNYLYLAEKLGAVILPETKVTSLIPLNSKGFPDPEASGEFGYELETNSTTGWFGYPKRKFRSEQVVLSAGVMGTVGLLLKMQQENKMIRLSEKLGDTVRTNSETVLPVTVPSSNNADYSRGIAITSSVHPDENTHIEPVRYSKGSDFFGVLASVMTDGGGKFPRPLKFFWTMIRHPLYFLKAHNPFGFAKNSIILLVMQTVDNSVRLVRKRRFIWPFQRTITSALSTGEPTPTYIPIANAFTRKLAEIVGGIPRSSLNETLLSAPVTGHIMGGCIVAETPEKGVIDLENKVFGYENLRVCDASMLTVNLGVNPSLTITALSERAMSLIPPKGTSVPYLKFEVKRGFDKIISFKLTKRLVKKSTRVK from the coding sequence ATGAACCAAACCATTCCAAAAGAACAAAATTTTGATTACGACGTGATTATAGTTGGGTCAGGTTTTGGTGGTTCTGTTTCAGCATATCGTCTTTCTCAAAAAGGATATAAAGTTTTAGTGATTGAATCTGGCAAACGTTGGAAGGCTGGTGATTTTCCAAAAACCAATTGGAGTTTACGTAAGTATTTGTGGATGCCAAAACTCGGATTTTATGGAATCCAAAGGATCAACCTACTAAATGATTTTTTACTTGTGAGTGGGTCAGGTGTTGGTGGTGGATCACTCGTCTATGCTTGTACTTTATATGTTCCTTCCAGTAAAGTATTAAACTCACCATTGTATTCCAAAATGGGTGGAGAAAAAGCCTTATTACCTTATTACGAAGTTGCAAAACATATGTTAGGTGTAACGGAAAATCCTCAATTATGGGAACCAGACCATCTATTGTTGGAAACTGCTAAATCATTTGGAAAAGAAGATACCTTTCGTAGAACACCTGTTGGAATTTATTTTGGAAATAAAAAAGATCCTAAGGATCCATTTTTTGATGGAGATGGTCCAGATCGTGATCCTTGTAATTATTGTGGTGGGTGTATGGTTGGTTGCCGTCATAATGCTAAAAACACACTCGATAAAAATTATTTGTATTTAGCAGAGAAGTTAGGTGCTGTTATTTTGCCAGAAACTAAAGTTACCTCTCTTATCCCACTCAATTCGAAGGGATTTCCTGATCCAGAAGCAAGTGGCGAATTTGGATATGAATTAGAAACAAATAGTACAACAGGTTGGTTTGGGTATCCAAAACGAAAATTTCGATCCGAACAAGTTGTTCTTTCTGCAGGTGTGATGGGAACTGTTGGTTTACTTCTCAAAATGCAACAGGAAAACAAAATGATTCGTTTGTCTGAGAAGTTAGGTGATACTGTCCGAACCAATAGTGAAACAGTTTTACCAGTGACAGTCCCATCAAGTAATAATGCAGATTATTCGCGGGGGATTGCCATCACTTCTTCTGTCCACCCTGATGAAAATACTCATATTGAACCTGTTAGGTATTCGAAAGGTTCCGATTTTTTTGGTGTCCTTGCCAGTGTGATGACTGATGGTGGTGGGAAATTTCCGCGACCACTAAAGTTTTTTTGGACAATGATCCGCCATCCTCTTTATTTTCTAAAAGCTCACAATCCATTTGGATTTGCAAAAAATTCAATCATCTTACTTGTGATGCAAACTGTAGACAATAGCGTACGTCTTGTACGAAAGCGTCGATTTATTTGGCCTTTCCAAAGGACCATCACATCAGCTCTTTCCACTGGAGAACCAACACCAACTTACATTCCGATCGCCAATGCCTTCACTCGCAAATTGGCTGAGATTGTTGGTGGGATTCCACGAAGTTCACTCAACGAAACATTATTGTCTGCTCCTGTTACAGGGCACATCATGGGTGGGTGTATCGTGGCAGAAACCCCCGAAAAAGGTGTGATCGATTTGGAAAACAAAGTGTTTGGTTATGAGAACTTACGTGTTTGCGATGCATCCATGTTGACTGTGAACTTAGGTGTGAACCCAAGTTTAACCATCACAGCATTGTCCGAAAGAGCAATGAGCCTCATCCCACCAAAGGGAACATCCGTTCCCTATTTAAAATTTGAAGTGAAACGCGGATTTGATAAAATCATTAGTTTCAAACTGACTAAACGTCTGGTTAAAAAATCGACAAGAGTTAAGTAA
- a CDS encoding efflux RND transporter permease subunit — MRKVIHFFVYKPLVANLVFIFLFLAGIISVLSMKREAFPRVNFRQVRVLTVYPGASPVDVEKKVTIPIEEKLREVEGLDSVRSISRNSESDISIKIDLEHNNPDGVVNDIRRAVDRVTNLPSQVKDRPIVTEQKSSNFPVLEIAIHGAMDEMELQEMGRFIEDEMRKVSGVSRVDAFGKRKEEWRIRVDPDLKKRYTIGFSDIINAISKRNISVPAGSFLRPITQDIRVTGEIAEINDIKNIPIRSNETGNSILLSQVANVKDTYERPRVLAVVNGEPAYVLQIIKKDSADIIRTVEAVQGRIEELKKQIPANIQFTELNNEGKRAIKRLDVVITNSLQGLFLVVVVLILFFSFKDSLLTSMSLPLTLFATTIAFPIFDVSFNLVSMLGIIISLGMLVDNSIIISENIYKYRSKNFESREAAVLGASELFVPIIGSYLTTVAAFLPMAFMSGIMGKFIWQIPFMVIVALTLSLFESFLLLPVRYAQFTSNEPKKRSKHRDRFRSILENGFESLKTKFTNFITKVVGRPFITLGCILIVFLSSCGLVGLMNFNLFPKEGIDYVLVRAEFPPDFSAQETAKQLQYFQPILDKIPKSEVQSVILKIGIQQTDPTDPLTRIGEQLGMAQIILVPETERKRTAQEIFGELEPDLKKLPNAISVMVDLVVNGPPIGAAVTVAIEGRDYKTLKQISNEMQDFLRKQDGVININDDYKPGREEIQIRVKDTASAITGIDTEITAYYVRTAMEGLEASNLRKGKDEVRIIIQNDDRFRDGIEDLDSIQISNKFGLLTPITAVTTKTTVQGIEALYHNDYEKAITVLADVNESVTSSSIVNGKIVDEFGNIGKKYPGYKIKFRGEQEETAKSMVSLLVAGVLAFFGIFAILAIIFNSIKKPVLILLSIPLGFVGVVFGFLISGKALSFLAMIGIIGLAGVIVNASIVLVDTIEEFQSKGEGLLESLITASSERFRPILVTTMTTMAGMIPTAYAIGGSDPLLIPMTLSLAWGLGFGTFGSLIFIPASFSAYYKLKKRA; from the coding sequence ATGAGAAAAGTTATCCATTTTTTTGTTTATAAACCGTTAGTTGCAAACTTGGTTTTTATATTTTTGTTTCTTGCGGGGATCATTTCAGTTCTTTCCATGAAACGGGAAGCATTCCCTCGCGTCAACTTTCGTCAAGTTCGTGTTCTTACCGTTTATCCAGGTGCAAGTCCTGTGGATGTGGAAAAAAAAGTAACGATTCCCATCGAAGAGAAGTTACGCGAAGTAGAAGGCCTTGATTCGGTTCGTTCCATTTCCAGAAACTCCGAATCTGATATCAGCATCAAAATTGATTTGGAACACAATAACCCTGATGGTGTTGTGAATGACATTCGTCGTGCTGTGGACCGGGTTACTAATTTACCAAGCCAAGTAAAGGATCGACCCATTGTCACGGAACAAAAGAGTTCCAACTTTCCTGTTTTGGAAATCGCAATCCATGGTGCGATGGATGAAATGGAATTACAAGAGATGGGGCGTTTCATTGAAGATGAGATGCGGAAAGTTTCTGGAGTTTCTCGTGTTGATGCGTTTGGAAAACGGAAAGAAGAATGGCGGATACGTGTTGATCCAGATTTAAAAAAACGATATACCATTGGATTTTCTGATATTATCAATGCAATTTCCAAACGAAATATCAGTGTTCCTGCAGGTTCATTTTTAAGACCCATCACACAAGACATTCGTGTGACTGGAGAGATTGCTGAAATCAATGATATCAAAAACATACCGATTCGTTCAAATGAAACGGGAAATTCAATTTTACTTTCACAGGTTGCCAATGTAAAAGATACATATGAAAGACCACGTGTCCTCGCAGTAGTAAATGGTGAACCTGCCTATGTTTTACAAATCATTAAAAAAGACAGTGCTGACATCATCCGAACTGTGGAAGCTGTCCAAGGTCGAATCGAAGAATTAAAGAAACAAATTCCAGCTAACATTCAATTTACGGAACTAAATAACGAAGGAAAAAGAGCAATCAAACGACTGGATGTGGTGATTACAAACTCTCTCCAAGGTTTGTTTTTAGTGGTCGTAGTACTCATTTTGTTTTTTAGTTTTAAAGATTCACTTTTAACAAGTATGTCTTTACCACTGACTTTATTTGCAACAACGATTGCATTTCCAATCTTTGATGTATCATTTAACTTAGTTTCAATGCTTGGGATCATTATATCTCTTGGGATGCTCGTGGACAATAGTATCATCATCTCTGAAAATATTTATAAGTATCGTTCGAAAAATTTTGAGTCAAGAGAAGCAGCTGTTTTAGGTGCGAGTGAATTGTTTGTGCCTATTATAGGATCTTATCTAACAACAGTAGCTGCGTTTTTACCAATGGCATTTATGTCTGGGATTATGGGAAAATTCATTTGGCAGATCCCATTTATGGTCATCGTTGCCCTGACTTTATCTCTCTTTGAGTCTTTTCTTTTGTTACCTGTTCGGTATGCACAGTTTACTTCGAATGAACCAAAAAAAAGATCCAAACATAGGGATCGTTTTCGTTCCATCTTGGAAAATGGTTTTGAGTCTTTAAAAACTAAGTTTACAAATTTTATCACTAAAGTTGTAGGAAGACCATTCATAACACTTGGATGTATCCTCATCGTATTTTTATCATCTTGTGGCTTAGTCGGTCTCATGAACTTCAATTTATTTCCAAAAGAAGGGATTGATTACGTGCTGGTTAGGGCAGAATTTCCACCTGACTTTTCAGCACAAGAGACCGCCAAACAATTGCAATACTTCCAACCGATTTTAGATAAAATTCCTAAATCAGAAGTACAAAGTGTCATTTTAAAAATTGGAATCCAACAAACGGATCCTACTGACCCACTCACACGCATTGGGGAACAATTAGGTATGGCTCAAATCATACTGGTTCCGGAAACCGAACGAAAAAGAACTGCCCAAGAAATATTCGGCGAACTGGAACCTGATTTAAAAAAATTACCAAATGCCATTTCAGTCATGGTGGATTTGGTTGTGAATGGACCTCCGATTGGAGCCGCTGTCACCGTTGCCATTGAAGGCCGTGATTACAAAACATTAAAACAAATTTCCAATGAGATGCAGGACTTTCTTCGAAAACAAGATGGTGTCATCAATATCAATGATGATTATAAACCAGGTAGAGAAGAAATCCAAATCCGTGTAAAAGACACTGCATCAGCTATCACAGGGATTGATACAGAAATTACAGCCTATTACGTGCGAACTGCCATGGAAGGTCTGGAAGCATCCAATCTGCGCAAAGGAAAAGATGAAGTGCGGATCATCATCCAAAATGATGATCGTTTTCGAGATGGGATAGAAGATTTAGATTCCATCCAAATTTCCAATAAATTTGGTCTGCTAACACCGATTACAGCAGTCACGACAAAAACAACTGTCCAAGGAATTGAAGCTCTTTATCATAACGACTATGAAAAAGCAATCACAGTCCTTGCTGATGTAAATGAATCAGTTACGAGTTCTTCCATCGTAAATGGAAAAATTGTCGATGAGTTTGGGAATATTGGGAAAAAATACCCTGGTTACAAAATTAAATTTCGTGGTGAACAAGAAGAGACTGCCAAGTCAATGGTTTCATTGTTAGTTGCAGGTGTGTTGGCTTTTTTTGGAATTTTTGCCATCCTTGCAATCATCTTTAATAGTATCAAAAAACCTGTGTTGATTTTATTATCGATTCCTCTCGGATTTGTGGGTGTTGTTTTTGGATTTTTGATTTCCGGTAAGGCTCTCAGTTTTCTTGCGATGATTGGTATCATCGGTCTTGCTGGTGTGATTGTAAATGCCTCCATTGTGTTAGTTGATACGATAGAAGAATTCCAATCCAAAGGAGAGGGACTTTTGGAATCACTCATTACAGCATCATCGGAACGTTTTCGGCCCATCCTTGTCACAACAATGACAACCATGGCAGGGATGATTCCGACAGCATATGCGATTGGAGGATCAGACCCACTCCTCATTCCTATGACATTGTCACTCGCTTGGGGATTAGGGTTCGGAACATTTGGCTCTTTGATCTTTATCCCAGCTAGTTTTTCTGCGTATTACAAGCTGAAAAAACGAGCATAA
- a CDS encoding DUF2804 domain-containing protein — protein sequence MSESDSPIEFIFCQFALRNSEKTSGRIKSSDLNRFMPEIKKQIPLLNSDGTITQEGWARSPYWTYNRENIAASKLRIKEWDYYSVLSPSKEYGITFTASDLGYAGLFAICYLDFKKGIFKQIDTLSVMPLGKTGFPRVNESGVVSFEDKKLSLRFETIHGKRTLEFGSKDFVAPDGSRGIQGKIELTEPKMDTMNIATSWKENRKAFYYNTKINCMPATGNVFVGNQTLTFDSKTDFGALDWGRGVWTYKNRWYWSSVSAWIDGKPFGLNLGYGFSDRTPASENVILYDGKIHKLDEVNFIINTKDYMAPWKFISNNNRLDLDFQPIVDRNSYMNFILIKSVQHQVFGKFNGTVVLDDGKKIKLENVLGFAEDVLNHY from the coding sequence ATGAGCGAATCCGATTCTCCGATTGAATTCATTTTCTGTCAATTCGCTCTTAGGAATTCTGAAAAAACTTCTGGTCGAATCAAATCATCGGATTTGAATCGGTTCATGCCTGAAATCAAAAAACAAATTCCTCTACTCAACTCCGATGGAACGATTACTCAAGAAGGTTGGGCACGTTCACCCTATTGGACTTATAACAGAGAAAATATTGCCGCATCAAAACTTAGGATTAAAGAATGGGATTATTATTCAGTTCTTTCTCCTTCGAAAGAATATGGAATTACATTTACAGCATCAGACTTAGGTTATGCGGGACTTTTTGCCATTTGTTACTTAGATTTTAAAAAAGGAATCTTCAAACAAATAGATACCTTATCGGTAATGCCGCTTGGCAAAACAGGATTCCCAAGAGTCAATGAAAGCGGAGTAGTTTCCTTCGAAGACAAAAAACTATCCTTACGTTTTGAAACGATTCATGGCAAACGAACTTTAGAATTTGGTTCCAAAGATTTTGTAGCACCTGACGGCTCCCGTGGGATCCAAGGAAAAATTGAACTTACAGAACCAAAAATGGATACAATGAACATTGCCACCTCTTGGAAGGAAAACAGAAAGGCATTCTATTATAATACCAAAATCAATTGTATGCCTGCGACTGGTAATGTATTTGTTGGAAACCAAACCCTCACATTTGATTCCAAAACTGACTTTGGTGCTTTGGATTGGGGGAGAGGTGTTTGGACATACAAAAATCGTTGGTATTGGAGTTCCGTTTCAGCTTGGATTGATGGAAAACCGTTTGGACTCAATTTAGGGTATGGATTTTCAGATAGAACTCCTGCTTCCGAAAATGTCATTTTGTATGATGGTAAAATTCATAAATTGGATGAAGTAAATTTTATCATCAATACAAAAGATTATATGGCACCTTGGAAATTTATATCCAATAACAACCGTTTGGATTTGGATTTCCAACCCATAGTGGATCGAAATTCCTACATGAATTTTATTCTCATTAAATCGGTACAACACCAAGTGTTTGGAAAATTTAATGGAACAGTTGTGTTAGATGATGGAAAAAAAATCAAACTAGAAAACGTACTTGGTTTTGCCGAAGATGTTCTCAATCATTACTAA
- a CDS encoding ankyrin repeat domain-containing protein: MSVIDVAKSGTIEDWDLLLKEGADPNELDSYGTNALTWMLKVDNVDLFQHAITKGADPNSPYRTPGNVIFDVVSQNRTQFLNALITTSPIWKNSPNLLTRDREGNTIFHIAVLESMETLWESIHPWITEEVILLRNEVGRSIFLEAVVENRFEIVLYLLKTFPQVKGHLDQEGKNALHLAAERNLDEVCAILLEDDSLNLETKDQLGNTALFLSASCDGVESLKELLYAGANPFVWGENEESITRLLDREKFGHCLKTWKDFVIQKAILGDTYPFRKEMIQYIQLEKPFKPEELAKAKLVDFI; the protein is encoded by the coding sequence ATGAGTGTCATTGATGTTGCAAAGTCAGGTACAATAGAAGATTGGGATTTACTTCTTAAAGAAGGAGCCGATCCCAATGAACTGGATTCGTATGGAACCAACGCTCTCACTTGGATGTTGAAAGTGGACAATGTGGATTTGTTCCAACATGCGATCACAAAGGGAGCAGACCCCAATTCACCATACCGAACTCCTGGCAATGTGATTTTTGATGTGGTCAGTCAAAACCGCACCCAATTTTTAAATGCACTGATCACAACTTCACCGATATGGAAAAACTCACCTAACCTTCTCACACGAGACAGAGAAGGGAATACTATCTTCCATATCGCTGTATTGGAATCCATGGAAACTCTTTGGGAGTCCATCCATCCTTGGATCACTGAAGAAGTGATCTTATTACGGAATGAAGTTGGTCGTTCTATTTTTTTAGAAGCAGTGGTAGAAAATCGGTTTGAGATCGTGTTGTATCTTTTAAAAACCTTTCCTCAAGTGAAAGGTCATCTTGATCAGGAAGGGAAAAATGCACTGCATTTAGCTGCGGAACGGAATCTGGATGAAGTTTGTGCTATCCTTTTGGAAGATGATAGTCTCAATTTAGAAACAAAGGATCAATTGGGAAACACAGCTTTGTTTTTATCTGCTTCTTGTGATGGGGTGGAATCTTTGAAGGAACTTCTTTATGCGGGAGCAAATCCCTTTGTATGGGGTGAAAATGAGGAATCGATTACAAGGTTACTTGACCGAGAAAAATTTGGGCATTGTCTTAAAACATGGAAAGACTTTGTGATCCAAAAGGCCATCTTAGGAGATACATATCCCTTTAGAAAAGAGATGATCCAATACATCCAATTAGAAAAACCTTTCAAACCAGAAGAACTCGCCAAAGCAAAGTTAGTGGATTTTATTTAA
- a CDS encoding DsbA family oxidoreductase, giving the protein MSTNSELFPIDIVSDVACPWCYVGKKKLEKALQIVGNTITPEIRWRPFQLSPEIPEEGIDYKLHLTQKFGSLDRLDGAWKRLTDIGNDVGIHFQFQNIPKATNTLVLHALVSALPTLEAQQNLVERFFAANFADALDLSDKETVWKVSEPVYQDRNLFETIYSDSKLKNEIQQEIQYYHQNGISGVPYFIIGGKYAVSGAQDTSVFVEVIETVIKERESGNKGQ; this is encoded by the coding sequence ATATTGTTTCCGATGTAGCCTGTCCTTGGTGTTATGTAGGTAAAAAGAAATTAGAAAAGGCGCTACAAATTGTAGGGAATACCATCACTCCAGAAATTCGATGGAGACCATTTCAGTTATCACCAGAAATTCCAGAAGAGGGGATTGACTATAAACTACACCTAACACAAAAATTTGGAAGTTTAGATCGATTGGATGGAGCTTGGAAACGACTTACCGACATTGGAAACGATGTAGGAATTCATTTTCAATTCCAAAACATTCCTAAGGCAACAAATACTTTGGTTTTACATGCACTTGTTTCTGCCCTTCCCACTTTGGAAGCACAACAGAATTTAGTGGAAAGGTTTTTTGCTGCAAATTTCGCAGACGCATTGGACTTAAGTGACAAAGAAACAGTTTGGAAGGTTTCCGAACCCGTTTACCAAGACAGAAATTTATTCGAAACCATTTACTCAGATTCCAAATTAAAAAACGAAATCCAGCAAGAAATCCAATATTACCACCAAAATGGGATTAGTGGGGTTCCGTATTTTATCATTGGAGGGAAATACGCCGTCAGTGGTGCTCAGGACACTTCTGTATTTGTAGAAGTGATCGAAACCGTCATAAAAGAACGGGAATCTGGAAATAAAGGTCAATAA
- the mnmE gene encoding tRNA uridine-5-carboxymethylaminomethyl(34) synthesis GTPase MnmE, giving the protein MIDTIAALSTAQGPGAIGILRVSGSLVLPISLSVLEKNGTALTETFLRNQKRTAIFCDFVENGNPLDQIVFFYFPAPNSYTGEDLAEFHLHGNPILLKRALHVLFDKGARPAQKGEFTKRAYLNGKINLSGAEAISRLIEARSKYELELAQKNVFGEITKLSSKIRSDLISLKAECEAEIDFSTEDLTFESLEQRKNRMVDLKNLCSKLIKNSERAESLILQSTVVLFGEPNTGKSSLMNLLIGKDRSIISDVPGTTRDYIAEELSLDGIPIRLVDTAGIRETTDNIEQMGIERSKREADSANVKLLLIDTSVPFEINSFLNKHKDRLFESILVANKVDAKHPTWDLKNLENIQREYNLTISEISCKTKQGISELLNVLKLKLTSQENTEDLVLLEDRQRYHIQKIESCLSESIQLMENNAPAEIYIQEINVALLEIGQVNGVVENEEILGRIFSKFCVGK; this is encoded by the coding sequence TTGATTGATACCATTGCGGCATTGTCCACAGCCCAAGGTCCCGGAGCGATTGGTATCCTTCGGGTCTCGGGTTCTTTGGTTTTGCCCATCTCCCTTTCTGTTTTAGAAAAAAACGGAACTGCCCTCACAGAAACATTTTTACGAAACCAAAAACGCACCGCCATTTTTTGTGACTTTGTTGAAAATGGAAACCCCTTAGACCAAATTGTATTTTTTTATTTTCCTGCACCTAACTCTTACACCGGTGAAGATCTAGCAGAGTTCCATCTCCATGGAAATCCAATTCTATTAAAACGTGCCCTACATGTCCTTTTTGATAAAGGAGCAAGACCTGCACAGAAAGGTGAATTTACAAAACGCGCTTATTTAAATGGAAAAATCAATTTGTCTGGTGCCGAAGCAATCAGTCGATTGATTGAAGCAAGATCCAAATACGAATTGGAACTCGCTCAAAAAAACGTTTTTGGCGAAATCACAAAATTAAGTTCGAAAATCAGAAGTGATTTGATTTCACTCAAAGCAGAATGTGAAGCAGAAATTGATTTTTCAACTGAAGACTTAACATTTGAAAGTTTAGAACAAAGAAAAAACCGAATGGTGGATCTTAAAAATTTATGTTCTAAATTAATCAAAAACTCCGAACGAGCAGAATCTCTCATCTTACAATCGACTGTCGTATTATTCGGAGAACCTAATACCGGTAAGTCGAGTCTGATGAATTTACTCATTGGAAAAGACAGATCCATTATATCAGATGTACCCGGTACCACGAGAGATTATATCGCTGAAGAATTGAGTTTGGATGGAATCCCTATACGTCTAGTCGATACTGCCGGGATTAGAGAAACAACTGATAACATCGAACAAATGGGAATCGAAAGGAGTAAACGTGAAGCTGACAGTGCCAATGTGAAATTACTTTTGATCGATACTTCAGTTCCTTTTGAAATCAATTCATTTTTAAATAAACATAAAGATCGTTTATTTGAATCAATTCTTGTTGCCAATAAGGTTGATGCAAAACATCCAACTTGGGATTTAAAAAATTTAGAAAACATCCAAAGAGAATACAACCTAACCATCTCAGAAATCTCCTGCAAAACAAAACAAGGAATTTCCGAATTACTGAATGTATTAAAATTAAAACTTACCTCACAAGAGAATACGGAAGATTTAGTTTTGTTAGAAGACCGCCAAAGGTATCACATTCAAAAAATTGAATCTTGTTTATCCGAATCCATCCAACTCATGGAAAACAATGCTCCTGCTGAAATTTATATCCAAGAAATCAATGTGGCATTGTTAGAAATTGGTCAAGTGAATGGCGTCGTTGAAAATGAGGAAATTCTAGGGCGAATTTTTAGCAAATTTTGTGTCGGAAAATAA